The proteins below come from a single Cryptosporangium aurantiacum genomic window:
- a CDS encoding prepilin peptidase yields the protein MTGADVAAVIVAVVVAAVAGRWLAETLERTALVAGGPVAGEPALARAAATALALPPVSWMRPTPRRPAQPAAPPRAASAGSASAPRAPASAAWAVSAREGPGRAASARSGPVQGVEVGIAAAALGGAVAWAVGAAAELPGMLFLAALGLVLSAVDVRTHRLPDALTLPAYPILAILLGAGALLVGVNGDVDAAQPLRAAEAGLVAFGVLYLLAIAVPAGFGYGDVKLAGLLGAALGWYGWSAVFAGLVYGFVYGGLCAAALLTTRRLARTDRLAFGPFLLAGTLTAIVLSP from the coding sequence GTGACCGGCGCTGACGTCGCCGCGGTGATCGTGGCTGTCGTCGTTGCCGCTGTGGCGGGGCGGTGGCTCGCCGAGACGCTGGAGCGGACCGCGCTGGTGGCGGGTGGACCGGTGGCGGGCGAACCCGCGCTCGCCCGAGCCGCCGCCACAGCCCTCGCGCTACCGCCGGTCTCGTGGATGCGCCCAACACCGCGCAGGCCCGCACAGCCCGCGGCCCCGCCGCGCGCGGCCTCTGCGGGGTCGGCTTCGGCGCCCCGGGCCCCGGCGTCCGCGGCGTGGGCGGTCTCCGCGCGAGAGGGTCCCGGGCGGGCGGCCTCTGCGCGGAGCGGGCCTGTGCAGGGCGTGGAGGTCGGGATCGCGGCGGCGGCGCTCGGCGGGGCGGTGGCCTGGGCGGTGGGCGCGGCGGCGGAGCTTCCCGGGATGCTGTTCCTCGCCGCGCTCGGCCTGGTCCTGTCCGCGGTCGACGTGCGTACCCACCGGCTGCCCGACGCGCTGACGTTACCCGCGTACCCGATCCTCGCGATCCTCCTCGGCGCCGGTGCGCTGCTCGTCGGCGTCAACGGCGACGTTGACGCCGCGCAGCCGCTCCGGGCCGCCGAGGCCGGCCTGGTCGCGTTCGGTGTGCTGTACCTGCTGGCGATCGCAGTGCCCGCCGGTTTCGGCTACGGCGACGTGAAGCTCGCCGGGCTGCTCGGCGCCGCGCTCGGCTGGTACGGCTGGTCGGCGGTGTTCGCCGGGCTCGTGTACGGGTTCGTCTACGGCGGGCTGTGCGCCGCGGCCCTACTCACCACCCGCCGCCTCGCCCGCACCGACCGCCTCGCCTTCGGCCCCTTCCTGTTAGCCGGAACCCTCACGGCCATCGTGCTGTCTCCCTGA